One part of the Sneathia vaginalis genome encodes these proteins:
- the prmC gene encoding peptide chain release factor N(5)-glutamine methyltransferase: METLLELLKKTETYYTKKGIKNPRLEAEKLFAKALNLDRIMLYAKYDEKLSKEQKEIIKRCMQEDVKEENEIKQLLDSSIVYLKKHNINEAALIAELIFSNVMKIDRLMLFMSYDKKLDDDQKEKIRKMLKKIAIDKLPYQYIINQQNFYGRDFYVDKGVLIPRYDTENLVEKVIKIADKNSIILDIGTGSGAIGITLALELPDSKVLAVDISEKAIDVARKNKEDLSAKNVKILKSDVFSNVSFHEFDVIVSNPPYISNEEIENIGLDTYIHEPHEALFAKSDGLYFYYKIANEAREYLKNNGILAFEIGYKQKEAVCKILEEFSYCDINTYKDLDNHDRVIICRYRRG, from the coding sequence ATGGAAACATTGTTAGAGCTTCTAAAAAAAACTGAGACATATTATACAAAAAAAGGAATAAAAAATCCCAGATTAGAAGCTGAAAAACTTTTTGCAAAGGCACTTAATTTAGATAGAATTATGCTTTATGCAAAATATGATGAAAAATTATCAAAAGAGCAAAAAGAAATAATAAAAAGATGTATGCAAGAAGATGTAAAAGAAGAAAATGAAATAAAACAATTGCTTGATAGCTCTATTGTTTACTTAAAAAAACATAATATTAATGAGGCAGCATTGATAGCAGAATTAATTTTCTCAAATGTAATGAAAATTGATAGACTGATGCTTTTTATGAGTTATGATAAAAAATTAGATGATGATCAAAAAGAAAAAATTAGAAAAATGCTAAAAAAAATAGCAATTGATAAGTTACCCTATCAGTATATAATAAATCAACAAAATTTTTATGGAAGAGATTTTTATGTAGATAAGGGTGTATTAATACCTAGGTATGATACTGAAAATTTGGTAGAAAAAGTAATAAAAATAGCAGATAAAAACTCTATAATCCTAGATATAGGTACAGGTTCTGGAGCAATAGGTATAACTTTAGCTCTTGAATTACCTGATAGTAAAGTTCTGGCAGTAGATATATCAGAAAAAGCTATAGATGTTGCAAGAAAAAATAAGGAAGATTTAAGTGCTAAGAATGTAAAAATACTAAAATCAGATGTATTTTCAAATGTAAGTTTTCATGAATTTGATGTTATTGTTTCAAATCCACCATATATTTCAAATGAAGAAATTGAGAATATAGGGCTAGATACATATATACATGAACCACATGAAGCATTGTTTGCTAAATCTGATGGCTTGTATTTTTATTATAAAATAGCAAATGAAGCAAGAGAATATTTAAAAAATAATGGTATACTTGCTTTTGAGATTGGATATAAGCAAAAAGAAGCGGTATGTAAGATTTTAGAAGAATTTTCATATTGTGATATTAATACATACAAAGATTTAGATAATCATGATAGAGTGATAATATGTAGATATAGAAGGGGTTAG
- a CDS encoding polyphenol oxidase family protein: MEYITFNEFFKYGYVAIQTTKESNDMKDPENLKKILDKVGINKKNIYGTQTHSTNILCIDKDDKHENYDTSNIDGYISNDSSYTLVTFYADCLPIFLLDPKKEVFGVLHGGWRGSAHKILECGVKLMTEKYLCDKKDILVCFGIGISKENYEIQNDTVEILKSLLDFNNMIIYRGSKIYLDNMEMNKQIALNCGIDAKHIFTNNYCTYDGNFFSYRRDKTAKRMAAIISKKGSK, encoded by the coding sequence ATGGAATATATTACATTTAATGAATTTTTTAAATATGGATATGTTGCGATACAGACTACAAAAGAATCAAATGATATGAAAGATCCTGAAAATTTAAAAAAAATTCTAGATAAAGTAGGTATAAATAAAAAAAATATATATGGTACACAAACACATAGTACAAATATTTTATGTATAGATAAAGACGATAAACATGAAAATTATGATACTTCTAATATAGATGGATATATTTCTAATGATAGTTCATATACTCTAGTAACTTTTTATGCAGATTGTTTACCAATATTCTTGTTAGATCCAAAAAAAGAAGTATTTGGAGTCTTACATGGAGGTTGGAGAGGTAGTGCACATAAGATATTAGAATGTGGTGTTAAATTAATGACAGAAAAATATTTATGTGATAAAAAAGATATATTAGTTTGTTTTGGTATAGGAATATCAAAAGAAAATTATGAAATACAAAATGATACTGTAGAAATATTAAAATCTTTACTTGATTTTAATAATATGATAATATATAGAGGATCTAAAATTTATTTAGATAATATGGAGATGAATAAACAAATTGCATTAAATTGTGGTATAGATGCTAAGCACATATTTACAAATAATTATTGTACATATGATGGTAATTTCTTTTCATATAGAAGAGATAAGACAGCCAAAAGAATGGCAGCCATAATTTCGAAGAAAGGTAGTAAATGA
- the xseB gene encoding exodeoxyribonuclease VII small subunit — MAKKVTFEEKLKKLEENLKKLEDTEIGLDEAIKIYEESKKIISDANKILDDASGKVKKIIDKNNEYELEDFEDK; from the coding sequence ATGGCAAAAAAAGTAACATTTGAAGAAAAATTAAAAAAACTAGAAGAAAATTTAAAAAAATTAGAAGATACAGAAATAGGTTTAGATGAAGCAATTAAAATCTATGAAGAAAGTAAAAAAATAATTAGTGATGCTAATAAGATATTAGATGATGCTAGTGGTAAAGTTAAAAAAATTATTGATAAAAATAATGAGTATGAATTAGAAGATTTTGAGGATAAATAA
- the rsmD gene encoding 16S rRNA (guanine(966)-N(2))-methyltransferase RsmD: MRITSGKLKNRIILSREGRDTRPTLERVKESIFSILFDKIENANFLDLYSGTGNMSFEALSRGARRAIMIEKDTDALKVIIDNVQRLGLEDQCRAYKNNVLRAIEILENKKEKFDIIFMDPPYRENLTKKTVEKISLCNILSDDGVIICEHGKYEKMEDTIGEYVKSDEREYNRKIVTFYKKRK; this comes from the coding sequence ATGAGAATAACATCAGGTAAATTAAAAAATCGTATTATACTTTCAAGAGAAGGTAGGGATACAAGACCTACATTAGAACGTGTTAAGGAGTCAATATTTAGCATCTTATTTGATAAAATTGAAAATGCTAACTTCTTAGACCTATATTCAGGCACAGGAAATATGAGTTTTGAAGCATTATCAAGAGGAGCTAGACGGGCAATAATGATAGAAAAAGATACAGATGCATTAAAAGTAATTATTGATAATGTACAAAGATTAGGACTTGAAGATCAATGTAGAGCGTATAAGAATAATGTATTAAGAGCAATAGAAATACTAGAGAATAAAAAGGAAAAATTTGATATCATATTTATGGATCCACCATATAGAGAAAATTTAACTAAAAAGACTGTAGAAAAAATATCTTTATGCAATATTCTTTCAGATGATGGAGTAATAATATGTGAACATGGTAAGTATGAAAAAATGGAAGATACTATAGGTGAGTATGTAAAGTCAGACGAGAGAGAATACAATAGAAAAATAGTGACATTCTATAAAAAAAGAAAGTGA
- the prfA gene encoding peptide chain release factor 1, producing the protein MFQKLEEVVKKYDELNALLMDPKVIEDPKKLMEYNKALNAISDIVEKYKEYKAKSEELENLKQDIKDEKDHEMKEIMQEEINSLENEIPQIEDSLKILLLPKDPNDEKNVIVEIRAAAGGDEAALFASDIFRMFTRYAERHRWKTEVLDKNETGVGGLKEITFMIKGQGAYSRLKFESGVHRVQRVPDTESSGRIHTSTITVAVLPEVEDITEVEINPSDLIIDTYRSSGAGGQHVNTTDSAVRITHKPTGIVVTSQDGRSQIKNKEAAMKVLASKLFNLERETQRKEIESQRRSQVGMGDRSEKIRTYNFPQGRVTDHRIKLTLHRLEDFLDGDLDEMIDALIAYNQAELLQTVGDE; encoded by the coding sequence ATGTTTCAAAAATTAGAAGAAGTAGTAAAAAAATACGATGAGCTAAATGCCCTATTAATGGATCCTAAGGTTATAGAAGATCCTAAAAAGTTAATGGAATACAATAAGGCATTAAACGCAATAAGCGATATTGTTGAAAAGTATAAAGAGTATAAGGCGAAGAGCGAAGAATTAGAAAATTTAAAACAAGATATTAAAGATGAAAAAGATCATGAAATGAAAGAAATAATGCAAGAAGAAATTAATTCTCTTGAAAATGAAATACCTCAAATAGAAGATTCACTAAAAATTCTTCTATTGCCTAAAGATCCTAATGATGAAAAAAATGTAATAGTAGAAATTAGAGCAGCAGCTGGTGGAGATGAAGCTGCATTATTTGCCTCAGATATCTTTAGAATGTTTACACGTTATGCAGAACGTCATAGATGGAAGACAGAAGTTTTAGATAAAAATGAAACTGGTGTTGGAGGATTAAAAGAAATTACCTTTATGATTAAAGGACAAGGTGCTTATTCAAGACTTAAATTTGAAAGTGGTGTTCACAGAGTTCAAAGAGTTCCAGATACAGAATCTTCAGGTAGAATACATACATCTACAATAACTGTAGCAGTATTACCAGAAGTTGAAGATATTACAGAAGTAGAAATTAACCCAAGTGATTTAATAATCGATACCTACAGATCATCTGGTGCAGGTGGACAACACGTTAATACAACAGATTCTGCAGTTCGTATTACTCATAAACCTACAGGTATAGTAGTAACATCACAAGATGGTAGATCTCAAATAAAGAATAAAGAAGCTGCTATGAAAGTATTAGCATCAAAATTATTTAATCTTGAAAGAGAAACACAAAGAAAAGAAATAGAAAGTCAAAGAAGATCACAAGTTGGTATGGGAGATAGATCAGAAAAAATTAGAACATACAACTTCCCACAAGGAAGAGTAACTGATCATAGAATTAAACTAACATTACATAGATTAGAAGACTTTTTAGATGGAGATTTAGATGAAATGATAGATGCATTAATTGCATATAACCAAGCAGAACTACTACAAACAGTTGGAGATGAATAA
- a CDS encoding polyprenyl synthetase family protein, whose protein sequence is MLEYFEKELEKSLLYYQKDDDLFKAFKYSLESGGKRIRPILVLLVAKSLGKDYKDIVDLAIAIEYIHNYSLVHDDLPGMDNDSYRRGKLTTHKKFGHFVGILTGDALLTEAFSVIARSKKLENKDGIIICLTECIGMKGMIYGQYLDMLYENKKIDINTLKLIHKNKTGALIRACFNCVLINYGIQDEKYLHIADLLGLIYQLQDDVFDSDNKEDKSNFVNILGYEKTIEILNKYIDELKSILPKGTELEEFILKILGRQK, encoded by the coding sequence ATGTTAGAATATTTTGAAAAAGAGTTAGAAAAAAGTTTACTATACTATCAAAAAGATGATGATTTGTTTAAAGCATTTAAGTATTCTTTAGAATCAGGTGGTAAGAGAATTAGACCCATTCTAGTCTTACTTGTTGCAAAGTCTTTAGGTAAAGATTATAAGGATATAGTTGATTTAGCTATTGCTATAGAATACATACATAACTATTCTTTAGTTCATGATGATTTACCAGGTATGGATAATGATTCATATAGAAGGGGTAAACTTACAACACATAAAAAATTTGGACATTTTGTAGGTATTTTAACAGGAGATGCACTTTTAACAGAAGCATTTAGTGTAATTGCAAGATCTAAAAAATTAGAAAATAAGGATGGTATAATAATCTGTTTAACAGAATGTATAGGAATGAAAGGCATGATATATGGACAATATCTTGATATGCTATACGAAAACAAAAAAATAGATATAAATACACTTAAATTAATACATAAGAATAAGACAGGTGCTTTAATTAGAGCTTGTTTTAATTGTGTGTTAATAAATTATGGTATTCAAGATGAAAAATACTTACATATTGCTGATTTATTAGGTCTAATATATCAATTACAAGATGATGTGTTTGATAGTGATAATAAAGAAGATAAGTCAAATTTTGTAAATATTTTAGGATATGAAAAAACTATAGAGATTTTGAATAAATATATAGATGAATTAAAAAGTATATTACCTAAAGGAACAGAATTAGAAGAGTTCATATTAAAAATATTAGGAAGGCAAAAATAA
- a CDS encoding HAD family hydrolase: MKNIAAFFDVDGTIFRNSLLIEHFKLLIKNGYLSKDAWTSSVEKNFENWSNREGDYDTYLEDLVNKYVEGIKNISEEVVNKIAEEVIEKKSDKLYRYAKECIEVHRQKGHKLILISGSPDFLVEKMAKKLGFDDYKATIYVINNGSYTGEQIPMWDSYSKNKAINEYVTKYGLNLNDCYSYGDTTGDVSMLRLVGHPYAINPAKRLLDTICEDEDLSNKVTLIIERKDVIYKLNPKTIEYNR; this comes from the coding sequence ATGAAAAATATAGCAGCATTTTTTGATGTTGATGGTACTATATTTAGAAATTCATTATTAATAGAACACTTTAAATTATTAATAAAAAATGGGTATCTTAGTAAAGATGCTTGGACTTCATCAGTAGAAAAGAATTTTGAAAATTGGTCTAATCGTGAGGGTGATTATGATACATATTTAGAAGATTTAGTTAATAAATATGTTGAGGGTATAAAGAATATAAGTGAAGAAGTGGTTAATAAAATTGCAGAAGAAGTAATTGAGAAAAAGTCTGATAAACTTTATAGATACGCAAAAGAATGTATAGAAGTTCACAGACAAAAAGGTCATAAACTTATACTTATATCAGGAAGTCCAGATTTCCTTGTGGAAAAAATGGCAAAAAAATTAGGCTTTGATGATTATAAAGCAACTATTTATGTCATAAACAATGGTTCATATACAGGTGAACAAATCCCTATGTGGGATAGTTATAGCAAAAATAAGGCTATAAACGAATATGTTACAAAATATGGCTTAAATTTAAATGATTGCTATTCATATGGTGATACAACAGGAGATGTATCAATGTTAAGATTAGTAGGGCATCCATATGCAATTAATCCTGCTAAAAGATTATTGGATACAATATGTGAAGATGAAGATTTAAGTAATAAAGTAACATTAATAATAGAAAGAAAGGATGTAATTTACAAATTAAATCCTAAAACTATTGAGTACAATAGATAA
- the queA gene encoding tRNA preQ1(34) S-adenosylmethionine ribosyltransferase-isomerase QueA, protein MDIESFDFYLPKELIAQHGVEPRDHSRLLALNRKTGKIEHKHFYNLIDYLKKGDVMVINRTKVIPARLIGHKENGVVIECLLLKRLGLNKWEVLLKPAKRLKVGDTLTFLKDKLSLTLLEIKDDGNRVVEFHYEGVFEAILDELGELPLPPYIKEKLEDKNRYQTVYAKEGESVAAPTAGLHFTKELLEKIREKGVIIAEIYLTVGLGTFRPVQCKNIEDHVMHTEEYEVPKETAEQVNLAKKEGRRVVAIGTTSIRTLESSLNEKGELIAQKSSTGIFIYGDYNFKIVDAIVTNFHLPKSTLVMLISAFTGKDNLFNAYDIAVKEKYRFFSLGDAMYIGDNV, encoded by the coding sequence ATGGATATTGAAAGTTTTGATTTTTATTTACCAAAGGAATTAATAGCTCAACATGGAGTTGAACCAAGAGATCACTCAAGATTGTTAGCGTTAAATAGAAAAACTGGTAAAATAGAACACAAACATTTCTATAATTTAATAGATTACTTAAAAAAAGGAGATGTAATGGTTATTAACCGTACCAAAGTTATACCAGCTAGACTTATCGGTCATAAAGAAAACGGTGTAGTAATAGAGTGCCTATTACTTAAAAGACTGGGTCTAAATAAGTGGGAAGTACTGTTAAAACCTGCTAAAAGATTAAAAGTTGGGGATACATTAACTTTTTTAAAGGATAAGTTATCACTAACATTATTGGAAATTAAAGATGATGGTAATAGGGTAGTAGAATTTCATTATGAAGGTGTATTTGAAGCCATATTAGATGAATTAGGAGAATTACCACTACCACCATATATTAAGGAAAAATTAGAAGATAAAAATAGATATCAAACTGTTTATGCAAAAGAAGGTGAATCTGTTGCTGCACCAACAGCAGGACTACATTTTACAAAAGAATTATTAGAAAAAATAAGGGAAAAGGGTGTAATAATAGCTGAAATATATTTAACAGTAGGTCTTGGTACATTTAGACCTGTACAATGTAAAAATATTGAAGATCATGTTATGCATACTGAAGAATATGAAGTGCCAAAAGAAACAGCTGAACAAGTAAATCTAGCTAAAAAAGAAGGTAGAAGAGTAGTTGCAATAGGTACAACATCTATTAGAACTTTAGAATCATCATTAAATGAAAAAGGAGAACTAATAGCACAAAAAAGCTCAACAGGTATCTTCATATACGGAGACTATAACTTTAAAATAGTAGATGCAATAGTAACAAATTTCCACTTGCCAAAATCAACATTAGTCATGTTAATTTCAGCTTTTACAGGTAAAGATAATTTATTCAATGCATATGATATAGCTGTAAAAGAAAAATATAGATTTTTCAGTTTAGGAGATGCAATGTATATAGGAGATAATGTATGA
- the secA gene encoding preprotein translocase subunit SecA, whose amino-acid sequence MLEGVFNKMFGLTDEKIIKQMRKKVAKINAVEDTYIKLSNEELKAKTDEFKKRLENGETLDDILVDAFATVRETAKRVLGMRAYDVQLIGGMILHEGKIAEMKTGEGKTLMSAFPVYLNALTGRGVHVVTVNDYLAKRDRDTMGTIYSFLGLSSGVIIANMDNKDRKIAYDCDITYGTNNEFGFDYLRDNMVHEMSEKVQREFNYAIVDEVDSILIDEARTPLIISGAAEETTEWYDTFATVSTKLKRSYKTEKIKDKKNTVIPDEDWEDYEVDEKQRTVTITDKGIKNVEHILGIENLYSPEYVELTHFLSQALKAKELFKRDKDYIVNQKGEVIIVDEHTGRLMEGRRYSDGLHQAIEAKEHLKVAGENQTLATVTLQNYFRMYDKLSGMTGTAKTEEEEFRQIYDLKVVVVPTNKPVIRKDLPDVIYQTKKAKYKAVVNKIIELFEKGQPVLVGTATIAHSEELSRLLDKAKIPHEVLNAKYHEREAEIVSQAGRYKSVTIATNMAGRGTDIKLGGDPDSLAAKVFERGTPEYIEALSMYEKECEENKKKVLEAGGLFILGTERHESRRIDNQLRGRAGRQGDPGASEFYLSLDDDLMRLFGGDKLKKVMSMLKLDEDEEIRSKQVSKSVENAQKRVESRNFATRKSLIEFDDVNNKQREIIYSQRDKILNNENLRDLILDMLYDNIGDIIEDSQGDTEELVDKLHNIYAYDPSFDVNGKNADELLVSIYNDLEKVYNSKIALFGDEYFKRIEKYIMLEVLDSKWRDNLKNLAELREGINLQSYGQKNPVNEYKIVSADVYNEMIQSIKRDTTSFLLRIKPQEPKEETQPEEEQEFVSRREKKSMRN is encoded by the coding sequence ATGTTAGAGGGAGTATTTAATAAGATGTTCGGTTTAACCGACGAAAAAATTATTAAACAAATGAGAAAAAAAGTAGCAAAAATAAATGCTGTAGAAGATACATATATAAAGTTATCAAATGAAGAATTAAAAGCAAAAACAGATGAATTTAAGAAAAGATTAGAAAATGGTGAAACATTAGATGACATATTAGTTGATGCATTTGCAACAGTAAGAGAAACAGCTAAAAGAGTCCTAGGAATGAGAGCATATGATGTTCAATTAATAGGTGGTATGATACTACATGAAGGTAAGATAGCTGAAATGAAAACTGGTGAAGGTAAAACTTTAATGTCAGCTTTCCCAGTATACTTAAATGCTTTAACAGGTAGAGGGGTTCATGTTGTAACAGTTAATGACTATCTTGCAAAAAGAGATAGAGATACAATGGGAACTATTTATTCATTCTTAGGATTAAGTTCTGGTGTAATAATTGCTAATATGGATAACAAAGATAGAAAAATAGCATATGACTGTGATATAACATATGGAACAAATAATGAATTTGGTTTTGACTATTTAAGAGACAACATGGTTCATGAAATGAGCGAAAAAGTTCAAAGAGAATTTAATTATGCCATAGTCGATGAAGTAGACTCTATCTTAATTGATGAAGCAAGAACACCGTTAATAATATCTGGTGCTGCTGAAGAAACAACAGAATGGTATGATACATTCGCAACAGTTTCAACTAAATTAAAAAGAAGCTATAAAACAGAAAAGATTAAAGATAAGAAAAATACTGTAATACCAGATGAAGACTGGGAAGACTATGAAGTTGATGAAAAACAAAGAACAGTTACTATTACAGATAAGGGTATAAAAAATGTTGAACACATATTAGGTATAGAAAATCTTTATTCACCTGAATATGTAGAATTAACACATTTCTTATCTCAAGCATTAAAAGCAAAAGAACTATTCAAAAGAGATAAAGACTATATCGTAAACCAAAAAGGTGAAGTAATAATAGTTGATGAACATACAGGAAGACTAATGGAAGGTCGTAGATATTCAGATGGATTACACCAAGCAATTGAAGCAAAAGAACACTTAAAAGTTGCAGGGGAAAACCAAACATTAGCAACTGTTACATTACAAAACTACTTTAGAATGTATGATAAATTATCAGGAATGACAGGTACAGCTAAGACAGAAGAAGAAGAATTTAGACAAATATATGATTTAAAAGTTGTTGTTGTTCCAACAAATAAGCCTGTTATAAGAAAAGACTTACCAGATGTAATATATCAAACAAAAAAAGCAAAGTATAAAGCTGTTGTTAATAAGATAATAGAACTATTTGAAAAAGGACAACCAGTTTTAGTAGGTACAGCTACAATAGCACACTCTGAAGAATTATCAAGATTACTAGATAAGGCAAAGATACCACATGAAGTATTAAATGCTAAGTATCATGAAAGAGAAGCAGAAATAGTTTCACAAGCTGGAAGATACAAGTCAGTAACTATTGCAACAAATATGGCAGGGCGTGGAACAGACATTAAATTAGGTGGAGATCCAGACTCATTAGCAGCTAAGGTATTTGAAAGAGGAACACCTGAGTATATAGAAGCTCTATCAATGTATGAAAAAGAATGTGAAGAAAATAAAAAGAAAGTATTAGAAGCAGGTGGGCTATTTATACTTGGAACAGAAAGACATGAAAGTAGAAGAATAGATAACCAATTAAGAGGACGTGCTGGACGTCAAGGAGACCCTGGTGCATCAGAATTTTATCTATCATTAGATGATGATTTAATGAGATTATTTGGTGGAGATAAATTAAAGAAAGTCATGTCTATGTTAAAACTAGATGAGGATGAAGAAATTAGATCAAAACAAGTATCAAAATCAGTTGAAAATGCTCAAAAACGTGTAGAAAGTAGAAACTTTGCAACAAGAAAGAGCTTAATTGAATTTGATGATGTAAATAATAAGCAAAGAGAAATTATTTATTCTCAAAGAGATAAGATATTAAACAACGAAAATCTAAGAGACTTAATTCTAGATATGCTATATGACAACATAGGTGATATAATTGAAGATTCACAAGGAGATACTGAAGAATTAGTTGATAAACTACATAATATCTATGCTTACGATCCAAGTTTTGATGTTAATGGTAAGAATGCAGATGAATTATTAGTTTCAATATATAATGATTTAGAAAAAGTATATAATAGTAAAATAGCATTATTTGGCGATGAATACTTTAAGAGAATAGAAAAATATATAATGCTTGAAGTGTTAGATAGTAAATGGAGAGATAACTTAAAAAATCTTGCTGAATTAAGAGAAGGTATTAATCTTCAATCATATGGTCAAAAAAATCCAGTAAATGAGTATAAGATTGTAAGTGCTGACGTATACAATGAAATGATACAATCAATTAAAAGGGATACAACATCATTCTTGTTACGTATAAAGCCACAAGAACCTAAGGAAGAAACACAACCCGAAGAAGAACAAGAGTTTGTTTCAAGAAGAGAAAAAAAATCAATGAGAAATTAG